The Mytilus trossulus isolate FHL-02 chromosome 3, PNRI_Mtr1.1.1.hap1, whole genome shotgun sequence genome contains a region encoding:
- the LOC134710556 gene encoding E3 ubiquitin/ISG15 ligase TRIM25-like, producing MESNKVMHCGPCGYEGITKDAKKWCTNCDEGCCGDCEKSHRSSRQTKDHKIIAIDDFLKIDDFSISLTCPTHGKKLDLYCKYHSGALCAVCVKSAHKTCRADDIISIDNVSKNAKGSTALLDLKEKITKTLENVKQCISDQMSASAKIDIDEQTIKNMVLETKLQLNRRLDELEEHLLNDLKMKHKKFKTIYSTLLQKLEHREKEFKNFREQTQRMKLHASDLELFLGTCQMNKTTMDKIELLKVEIGKEKNYAMDMKLHRVINSLMKNVKQFGEIHITETCADFQLQDANVDQAQMQVRGSKQDDTHYVELQLKRKFNIKLQHQSPGCVLLSDGRTLIADFWGSGKLLEYNEKGKYIRDVNVSDKPYDLTEIDTDRIAVTYPDVKRLEIMSIKKGTDDRKTLCEKKCFGISHCNGKIVTVVQEYCY from the coding sequence ATGGAATCAAATAAAGTAATGCATTGTGGTCCATGTGGATATGAAGGCATTACAAAGGATGCAAAGAAGTGGTGCACCAACTGTGATGAGGGGTGTTGTGGAGACTGTGAGAAAAGCCATAGATCTTCAAGACAAACCAAAGATCATAAAATCATTGCCATTGATGATTTCTTGAAAATTGATGATTTTTCTATTAGCCTTACCTGCCCGACTCATGGAAAAAAACTTGATCTTTATTGCAAATATCATAGTGGTGCATTATGTGCGGTCTGTGTTAAATCTGCGCATAAAACTTGCCGAGCGGATGATATCATTTCAATAGACAATGTATCTAAAAATGCAAAAGGTTCGACAGCACTTTTagatttaaaagagaaaattaCTAAAACGTTAGAAAACGTGAAGCAGTGTATAAGCGATCAGATGTCAGCCTCTGCAAAAATCGATATTGATGAACAAACGATTAAAAACATGGTTTTAGAAACCAAACTTCAGCTAAACAGACGTTTAGATGAACTTGAAGAACATCTTCTAAACGATctcaaaatgaaacataaaaagttTAAGACAATATACAGCACATTATTACAAAAGTTAGAACACAGAGAAAAGGAGTTCAAAAACTTTAGGGAACAAACACAACGAATGAAACTGCATGCATCTGACCTTGAACTGTTCCTAGGGACATGTCAAATGAACAAAACCACTATGGACAAAATTGAATTACTCAAAGTTGAAATAGGTAAGGAAAAGAATTATGCCATGGATATGAAATTACATCGTGTGATCAATTCACTAATGAAGAACGTCAAGCAGTTTGGCGAAATACACATCACTGAAACATGTGCCGATTTTCAATTACAAGACGCAAATGTTGACCAAGCTCAAATGCAAGTGCGAGGGTCAAAGCAAGATGATACCCATTATGTTGAGCTTCAATTAAAACggaaatttaatataaaactgCAGCACCAAAGCCCAGGATGCGTCTTATTGTCTGATGGAAGAACTCTGATTGCAGATTTCTGGGGTTCAGGAAAATTGCTTGAGTACAACGAGAAAGGAAAATATATCCGTGACGTCAATGTGTCAGATAAGCCATATGATCTAACAGAAATAGATACAGACCGCATCGCTGTAACATATCCAGATGTGAAACGTTTAGAGATAATGAGTATCAAAAAAGGCACTGATGATAGGAAGACATTATGTGAAAAAAAGTGCTTCGGAATATCTCACTGTAATGGAAAAATAGTCACTGTAGTACAAGAATACTGTTACTAA